A part of Agromyces protaetiae genomic DNA contains:
- a CDS encoding Gfo/Idh/MocA family protein: MTARERLGVGLIGAGPVAQAIHLPAIARLGDHLFVAHVMDIDAGIAETVASPVGAAWSTSVDDLLADPSVEVVVICSPHLFHAEQAIAAFRAGVRAVLCEKPLAMSAEEARQIVDASEASGVPFVVGNMHAYDPGWLAAAARWDGTGATPHTIRASAVLPWNSRFEDLATEMVGRPPAPPSPTKTSEPDASATAGALHGAVMGLAIHDLPLVRRLLPGWEELTIVSARFEPPFGYLIVGETDGRTLILEGAMHGGWKPDWTLEAVGDEHTVTVRFPPSYVMAGSATAELAHEHVETRVGPFEENGYEGEWHELIRLVRDGQPSRSRLSSVDDLRFALSIAEQSSQLVMNGAVE; encoded by the coding sequence GTGACCGCCCGCGAGCGTCTGGGCGTCGGCCTCATCGGAGCGGGCCCCGTCGCGCAGGCGATCCATCTGCCGGCGATCGCACGGCTCGGCGACCACCTGTTCGTCGCCCACGTCATGGACATCGACGCCGGCATCGCCGAGACCGTCGCATCGCCCGTCGGAGCGGCCTGGTCGACGAGCGTCGACGACCTCCTCGCCGATCCCTCGGTCGAGGTCGTCGTCATCTGCAGCCCTCACCTGTTCCACGCCGAGCAGGCGATCGCCGCCTTCCGAGCCGGAGTCCGAGCGGTGCTCTGCGAGAAGCCGCTCGCGATGTCGGCCGAGGAGGCCCGGCAGATCGTGGACGCCTCCGAAGCGAGCGGGGTTCCGTTCGTCGTGGGCAACATGCACGCCTACGACCCCGGATGGCTCGCCGCGGCGGCCCGATGGGATGGCACGGGCGCGACTCCGCACACGATCCGAGCGTCCGCCGTCCTGCCCTGGAACAGCCGGTTCGAGGATCTCGCGACCGAGATGGTCGGCCGGCCGCCTGCTCCCCCCTCCCCGACGAAGACCTCCGAACCGGATGCCTCGGCCACGGCGGGCGCGCTCCACGGCGCCGTCATGGGACTCGCCATCCACGACCTGCCCCTCGTGCGGCGGCTACTCCCCGGTTGGGAGGAGCTCACGATCGTCTCGGCTCGATTCGAGCCGCCGTTCGGGTACCTCATCGTGGGAGAGACCGACGGGCGGACCCTCATTCTCGAGGGTGCGATGCACGGCGGATGGAAGCCTGACTGGACACTCGAGGCCGTCGGCGACGAGCACACCGTGACCGTCCGGTTCCCGCCCTCGTACGTCATGGCGGGGTCGGCCACAGCGGAACTGGCGCACGAGCACGTCGAGACCCGAGTCGGCCCGTTCGAGGAGAACGGGTACGAAGGTGAGTGGCACGAACTCATCCGGCTCGTCCGCGACGGACAGCCGTCCCGCTCCCGGCTCTCATCCGTGGACGATCTGCGATTCGCCCTCTCGATCGCGGAGCAGTCATCGCAACTCGTCATGAACGGAGCCGTCGAATGA